ACCTGCGTATGCGTAAGGCGACAGGTCAGCTGAATCAGTCTCATCTTCTCGCCAAGGTGAAGCGCGATATCGCTCGCGTGAAAACAGTTTTGAACGACAAGGCAGGACAGTGACATGACTGAAGCTACCCAAACTGCCAGAACTCTGAGCGGCAAGGTCGTGAGCAACAAGATGGAGAAATCCATTGTGGTGCTGGTCGAACGTCAGGTGAAACACCCGCTGTACGGTAAGTACATGAAGCGTTCAACCAAGATCCATGCTCACGATGAGAGTAATCAGTGCAACATCGGTGACACTGTGACCATTCAGGAAACCCGCCCGGTCTCCAAGACCAAGAGTTGGGCCCTGGTGGAAGTCACCGAACGTGCATCCAAGGTGTAATTCGCCCGGAGAACAACCATGATTCAGACTCAAACAATGCTTGAAGTCGCGGATAACAGCGGTGCGCGTCAAGTGATGTGCATTAAGGTCCTGGGCGGTTCACATCGGCGTTATGCCAGCGTAGGGGATATCATCAAGGTGACCGTCAAGGAAGCCATCCCCCGCGGTAAAGTGAAGAAAGGCCAGGTCCTGAAAGCTGTCGTGGTACGCACCCGCAAGGGTGTTCGTCGTCCCGACGGTTCGCTGATCCGTTTCGACGGAAACGCGGCAGTACTTCTGAACAATCAGGACGCTCCTATTGGTACCCGTATCTTCGGACCGGTTACCCGTGAACTGCGTAATGAGAAGTTCATGAAAATTATCTCACTGGCACCCGAAGTACTTTAGAGGACCAGAGGCCGGTTATGAAAAAGATCAAACGAGATGACGAAGTAATCGTCACTACGGGGAAAGACAAAGGCAAACGTGGTAAAGTCCTGAAGGTTCAGGACGATGGCCGTATGGTTGTTTCTGGGATCAATATGATCAAGAAGCACACCAAGCCGAACCCGATGCTGGGCGCCCCAGGTGGCATCGTCGAAAAAGAAGCACCTATCCAGGCTTCCAACGTGGCTATTTTTAATCCGCAGACCGGCAAAGCCGATCGTGTAGGCTTCCAGACCAAGGAAGACGGCGCAAAAGTGCGGATCTTTAAGTCCACGAACGAAGCTGTCGATAACCAGTAAGCGGTGGTGGTTACGATGCTTAACAGTAAAGAGCAGTACAGTCAGGAAGTGGTACCCGCCCTGCAGAAAGAGTTCGGCTACAAGAACATTATGCAGGTGCCGCGTATCGAAAAGATCACCCTTAACATGGGTGTCGGCGAAGCGGTTGGTGACAAGAAGCTGATTGAAAATGCCGTGGCGGATCTCGAGCGCCTGGCAGGTCAGAAAGTGGTTGTTACCAAGGCACGTAAGTCCGTTGCGGGTTTCAAGATCCGTGAAGGTTGGCCTATCGGTTGTAAAGTTACCCTGCGTGGCGAGCGTATGTGGGATTTCTTTGATCGCCTGGTTCACATTGCGGTTCCCCGCATTCGTGACTTCCGCGGTCTGAATCCCAAGTCGTTCGACGGTCGTGGTAACTACAGCATGGGTGTGCGTGAGCAGATCATTTTTCCCGAGATCGAGTACGACAGAGTCGACAAGATCCGTGGTCTGGACATCACCATTACCACCACTGCCGGTACCGACGATGAAGGTCGCGAACTGTTGAAAGCCTTTGGCTTTCCGTTCAAGAAATAAGGAACGAGTGTAATGGCTAAGGTTTCCATGAAGAACCGCGAGCTCAAGCGCGAGCAGACCGTTGCGAAATTTGCGGCGAAGCGTGCTGAGCTCAAGGCGATTATCAAGAACCCGAATACCAGCGATGATGACCGTTGGAACGCACAGATGAAGCTTCAACAGCTTCCTCGTGATGCGTCTCCCTCGCGTCTTCGTAATCGTTGCCAGGTGACTGGTCGTCCCCATGGCGTCCTGCGCAAGTTCGAACTTTCACGGATCAAACTCCGTGAATACGGCATGCGCGGTGATGTTCCGGGCCTGACCAAGGCAAGCTGGTAAGATAGGCACCCTGACTCCGGTCAGGTGCCTGTTGGTAAGCGGTGCGGCACGCCGCTGCACAACTAAAAAGATCAGGAGCCTCATACCAATGAGTATGCAAGACACGCTTGCGGATATGTTTACCCGTATCCGCAATGCACAGATGGCATCAAAAGCAGACGTTGCGATGCCGTCCTCAAAGATGAAGATCTCCGTGGCCCAGGTCCTTAAGGACGAAGGTTACGTTGAAGATTTTTCCGTTTCAGCTGACGCAAAGCCTGAGTTGACGATCACTCTGAAGTACTTCGGTGGCAAGCCGGTTATTGAAGAGATCAAGCGGGTCAGCCGTCCGAGTCTGCGCCAGTACAAGGGCGCCGGGGAACTGCCGAAGGTATCCGGTGGTTTGGGAGTCGCGATTGTCTCAACGTCCAAGGGCGTTATGACAGACCGCGCCGCACGTGCTGCTGGCGTGGGTGGCGAAGTCATCTGCACCGTATTCTAGGAGAACCACATGTCCAGGGTTGCCAATAATCCTGTCGTGCTGCCTTCCGGTGTTGAGGTTAAGCTGAACGGACAGGAAATTAATGTGAAGGGCTCCAAGGGAGCGCTTCAATTCACCATTCACCAGGCGGTTGAAGTAAAGCAGGAAGAAAACGTTCTGCGCTTTGCGGCTCGCGATGGTGCTAAACAGTCCCGCGCTCTTGCTGGTACTACTCGTGCACTGGTCAACAACATGGTGACCGGTGTCTCCACAGGCTTTGAGCGAAAGCTCCAGTTGACGGGCGTAGGTTACCGTGCCCAGGCGCAAGGTAAGAAGCTCAATCTGACACTGGGTTTTTCACACCCGGTCGAGTATGAGCTGCCCGAGGGGATTACCGCAGAAACTCCGTCCAATACGGAAGTTGTGATTCGCGGTATCGACAAGCAACAGGTTGGCCAGGTCGCTGCGGAAGTCCGCGCGTTCCGTCCGCCCGAGCCTTATAAGGGCAAGGGTGTTCGTTATGCGGATGAGCAGGTCAGACGCAAAGAAGCCAAGAAGAAATAAGGCGGGACTATGAGCGCGAATAACGAAAGATTGCGTCGCGCACGCAAAGTGCGCATGAAGATCCGTGAGCTGGGTACCAATCGCCTGTGCGTTCATCGCACACCGCGTCACATGTACGCCCAGGTCACGACTGCAGATGGCAGTAAGGTGATTGCCACTGCCTCCACGTTGGATAAGGAACTGCGCCAGGGTGCAACCGGTAACGTGGACGCTGCCAAGAAGGTCGGTCAGCTGATTGCTGAGCGCGCCAAGGCAGCAGGTGTGGAGCAGGTTGCTTTTGACCGTTCCGGTTACCGTTATCACGGTCGTGTCCAGGCCTTGGCCGACGCAGCTCGTGAAGCTGGCTTGCAATTCTAAGAGGTGGAGAAGATGAGCGTTAACGAACAGAAGGCGCCTGAGCTCCAGGAGAAGCTGGTTCAGGTCAATCGCGTCGCCAAGGTAGTTAAGGGTGGCCGTATTTTCGCCTTCACCGCACTGACTGTAGTGGGTGATGGTAAAGGTCGCGTTGGTTTCGGTCGTGGCAAGGCGCGTGAAGTGCCGGTCGCCATCCAGAAGGCCATGGAAGCTGCACGCAAGAACATGGTAGACGTTCCGCTGGACGGTACTACTCTGCAATACCCGGTCAAGGCTCAGCATGGTGGCTCCAAGGTCTACATGCAGCCGGCCTCTGAAGGTACAGGTATCATCGCCGGTGGTGCGATGCGTGCGGTACTGGAAGTAGCGGGTGTTCAGAACGTACTGTCCAAGTGTTACGGGTCTACCAACCCGGTGAACGTGGTACGTTCCACCATCAAGGGTCTCCAGGCGACACAGGCGCCTGAAGATATTGCAGCCAAGCGCGGTAAGACCGTGGAAGAGATTCTGGGTTGAAGTCATGGCGAACGCAAAAACGATCAAAGTAACTCTGACCCGCAGCCCCATCGGCTGCCAGCCCAAGCACAAACTGTGCGTCAAGGGCCTGGGTCTTCGTAAAATCGGTCATACCGTGGAAGTGGAAGATACTCCGTCCATCCGTGGCATGATCAACCGGGTTGATTACCTGGTTCGGGTTGAGGAGAACTAAGATGCGTCTGAACGAACTTAGTCCAGAACCCGGTTCACGTCCGGCCGCCAGGCGCGTTGGTCGTGGTATCGGTAGTGGTCTCGGTAAAACCGGTGGTCGCGGTCACAAGGGTCTGAAGGCCCGTTCCGGCGGCAGCGTAGCCCCCGGTTTCGAGGGCGGTCAGCAGCCGTTGGCCCGTCGTCTGCCGAAGTTTGGTTTCACCTCTCGCCAGCAGCGCTATGTTGCCGAAATTCGCCTGAACGAACTGGCGAAGGTCGAAGGTGACGTGGTTGATCTGGAAGCCCTCAAGAAGGCTGATATCGTTCGTGAAGAAATTCGCGAAGCCAAGGTGATCCTGTCCGGCGAACTGAGCCGTGCGGTAACCGTGAAGGGCCTTCGGGTAACCAAAGGCGCGCGCGAGGCAATTGCCGCCGCGGGTGGGAAAGTCGAAGACTAAGGCGAGTCGAGGACTAAATGGCCAAGAACGCATCATTGCCTGCGGGCGCGGGTAAAGGACTGGCAGAGCTGCGATCGCGGCTCTGGTTCGTCTTCCTGGCATTGCTGGTGTACCGGATCGGTGCCCACATTCCGGTGCCGGGTATCAACCCGGACCGTCTGGCGGCATTGTTTGAGCAGAATCAGGGCACAATCCTGAGCATGTTCAACATGTTTTCCGGTGGTGCGCTTGAGCGCATGAGTATCTTCGCTCTCGGTATCATGCCGTACATCTCGGCTTCCATTATCATGCAGCTCATGACTGCGGTCAGTCCGCAGCTTGAGCAGCTGAAAAAAGAAGGCGAGGCTGGTCGTCGGAAGATCAGCCAGTACACGCGGTATGGTACGGTTATCCTCGCCCTGGTTCAGGGTGCTGGTATTTCTGTCGGTCTG
This sequence is a window from Marinobacter subterrani. Protein-coding genes within it:
- the rplO gene encoding 50S ribosomal protein L15 — translated: MRLNELSPEPGSRPAARRVGRGIGSGLGKTGGRGHKGLKARSGGSVAPGFEGGQQPLARRLPKFGFTSRQQRYVAEIRLNELAKVEGDVVDLEALKKADIVREEIREAKVILSGELSRAVTVKGLRVTKGAREAIAAAGGKVED
- the rplX gene encoding 50S ribosomal protein L24, encoding MKKIKRDDEVIVTTGKDKGKRGKVLKVQDDGRMVVSGINMIKKHTKPNPMLGAPGGIVEKEAPIQASNVAIFNPQTGKADRVGFQTKEDGAKVRIFKSTNEAVDNQ
- the rpsQ gene encoding 30S ribosomal protein S17, translating into MTEATQTARTLSGKVVSNKMEKSIVVLVERQVKHPLYGKYMKRSTKIHAHDESNQCNIGDTVTIQETRPVSKTKSWALVEVTERASKV
- the rpmC gene encoding 50S ribosomal protein L29, encoding MKATELREKSVEELNKELIDLLKEQFNLRMRKATGQLNQSHLLAKVKRDIARVKTVLNDKAGQ
- the rpsN gene encoding 30S ribosomal protein S14 — translated: MAKVSMKNRELKREQTVAKFAAKRAELKAIIKNPNTSDDDRWNAQMKLQQLPRDASPSRLRNRCQVTGRPHGVLRKFELSRIKLREYGMRGDVPGLTKASW
- the rplN gene encoding 50S ribosomal protein L14, whose translation is MIQTQTMLEVADNSGARQVMCIKVLGGSHRRYASVGDIIKVTVKEAIPRGKVKKGQVLKAVVVRTRKGVRRPDGSLIRFDGNAAVLLNNQDAPIGTRIFGPVTRELRNEKFMKIISLAPEVL
- the rpsE gene encoding 30S ribosomal protein S5, with translation MSVNEQKAPELQEKLVQVNRVAKVVKGGRIFAFTALTVVGDGKGRVGFGRGKAREVPVAIQKAMEAARKNMVDVPLDGTTLQYPVKAQHGGSKVYMQPASEGTGIIAGGAMRAVLEVAGVQNVLSKCYGSTNPVNVVRSTIKGLQATQAPEDIAAKRGKTVEEILG
- the rpsH gene encoding 30S ribosomal protein S8, which gives rise to MSMQDTLADMFTRIRNAQMASKADVAMPSSKMKISVAQVLKDEGYVEDFSVSADAKPELTITLKYFGGKPVIEEIKRVSRPSLRQYKGAGELPKVSGGLGVAIVSTSKGVMTDRAARAAGVGGEVICTVF
- the rplF gene encoding 50S ribosomal protein L6, which codes for MSRVANNPVVLPSGVEVKLNGQEINVKGSKGALQFTIHQAVEVKQEENVLRFAARDGAKQSRALAGTTRALVNNMVTGVSTGFERKLQLTGVGYRAQAQGKKLNLTLGFSHPVEYELPEGITAETPSNTEVVIRGIDKQQVGQVAAEVRAFRPPEPYKGKGVRYADEQVRRKEAKKK
- the rplE gene encoding 50S ribosomal protein L5; amino-acid sequence: MLNSKEQYSQEVVPALQKEFGYKNIMQVPRIEKITLNMGVGEAVGDKKLIENAVADLERLAGQKVVVTKARKSVAGFKIREGWPIGCKVTLRGERMWDFFDRLVHIAVPRIRDFRGLNPKSFDGRGNYSMGVREQIIFPEIEYDRVDKIRGLDITITTTAGTDDEGRELLKAFGFPFKK
- the rplR gene encoding 50S ribosomal protein L18 is translated as MSANNERLRRARKVRMKIRELGTNRLCVHRTPRHMYAQVTTADGSKVIATASTLDKELRQGATGNVDAAKKVGQLIAERAKAAGVEQVAFDRSGYRYHGRVQALADAAREAGLQF
- the rpmD gene encoding 50S ribosomal protein L30, with translation MANAKTIKVTLTRSPIGCQPKHKLCVKGLGLRKIGHTVEVEDTPSIRGMINRVDYLVRVEEN